The Dietzia sp. ANT_WB102 region TCTGCCGCGAGAAGACCGGCACCGACCCGGTCATCACTCTGAAGAAGGCCCTGGACAACGTCCGCCCGGCCCTCGAGGTCCGCTCCCGTCGTGTCGGCGGCGCCACCTACCAGGTGCCCGTCGAGGTCCGCCCCGGTCGTTCGACGACCCTGGCGATGCGCTGGCTGGTGACATTCTCCCGGCAGCGTCGTGAGAACACGATGGTCGAGCGTCTGGCCAACGAGATTCTCGATGCCTCGAACGGTCTGGGTGCCGCGGTCAAGCGCCGCGAAGACACCCATAAGATGGCCGAGGCAAACCGGGCGTTCGCTCACTACCGCTGGTGACGCGGTGGGACCCCGGTCGGGGTGTGGGTATCCACTTCCCCCCGGCCAGGGTCCCGTGGTCACCCGCTGGGTGGCATCATTGAACAAGGCCCGTACCGGTCGCACCGCGTGAAGGTACCGGCAGGAAAACCGACCCGGTTCGGACGGTCGACAGCGACCGCACGGGCCACCGACGACTCACATTCGGGAGAATCCGTGGCACAGGACGTGCTGACCGACCTCAACAAGGTCCGCAACATCGGCATCATGGCGCACATCGACGCCGGTAAGACCACCACGACCGAGCGCATCCTGTTCTACACGGGTGTCAACCGCAAGGCGGGCGAGACGCACGACGGCGCCTCGACGACTGACTGGATGGAGCAGGAGAAGGAGCGCGGCATCACGATCACCTCGGCCGCGGTGACCTGCTTCTGGGACGACAACCAGATCAACATCATCGACACCCCGGGACACGTCGACTTCACGGTCGAGGTCGAGCGGTCGCTGCGCGTCCTCGACGGCGCCGTGGCGGTCTTCGACGGCAAGGAGGGCGTCGAGCCGCAGTCCGAGCAGGTGTGGCGCCAGGCCGAGAAGTACGACGTCCCGCGTATCTGCTTCGTCAACAAGATGGACAAGCTGGGCGCGGACTTCTACTACACGGTCCAGACCATCATCGACCGGCTCGGCGCTAAGCCCCTGGTCCTTCAGCTGCCCATCGGTGCGGAGGACCAGTTCGACGGCGTCGTCGACCTCCTCACCATGAAGGCGCACGTCTGGCCCGGCAAGACCGAGATCGGCGCCGACGCGCAAATCCAGGACATCCCGGCCGATCTCCAGGAGAAGGCCGAGGAGTACCGCGAGAAGCTCCTCGAGACGGTCGCCGAGACCGACGAAGCCCTCATGGAGAAGTACTTCGGCGGCGAGGAGCTGACCCTCGAAGAGGTCAAGGCGGCTATCCGCAAGCTCACCGTCAACTCCGAGATCTACCCGGTCCTGTGTGGATCCGCGTACAAGAACAAGGGCATCCAGCCCATGCTCAACGCGGTCATCGACTTCCTCCCGACTCCGCTGGACGTCGGCGAGGTCCACGGCCACAAGGTCGGGGACGAGGAGACGGAGATCCTCCGCAAGCCGTCGAAGGACGAGCCGTTCTCGGCGCTGGCGTTCAAGATCGCCGTCCACCCGTTCTTCGGCAAGCTCACGTTCGTGCGCGTCTACTCGGGCCGTGTCGACCCGGGCGCCCAGGTCGCCAACTCGACCAAGGGCAAGAAGGAGCGCGTCGGCAAGCTGTTCCAGATGCACGCGAACAAGGAGAACCCGGTCGACGAGGCTGTCGCCGGCAACATCTACGCGTTCATCGGACTCAAGGACACCACGACCGGTGACACCCTGTGCGACCTGAACAACCAGGTTGTGCTCGAGTCGATGACGTTCCCGGACCCGGTCATCGATGTCTCCATCGAGCCCAAGACCAAGGCCGACCAGGAGAAGCTGGGTACCGCGATCCAGAAGCTCGCCGAGGAGGATCCGACCTTCTCTGTGCGACTGGACGAGGAGACCGGCCAGACCGTCATCGGCGGTATGGGCGAGCTGCACTTGGACGTCCTCGTCGACCGTATGAAGCGTGAGTTCAAGGTCGAGGCCAACGTCGGCAAGCCTCAGGTCGCGTACCGCGAGACCATCAAGGGCTCGATCGACAAGTTCGACTACACCCACAAGAAGCAGACCGGTGGTTCCGGTCAGTTCGCGAAGGTGCAGATCGCGCTCGGGCCACTGGACCAGGAGGCCGTCGAAGAGGGCGAGACCTACGAGTTCAGTGACAAGGTCACCGGTGGCCGCGTGCCCAAGGAGTACATCCCCTCCGTGGACGCCGGCATCAGGGACGCCATGCAGTACGGCATCCTTGCCGGTTACCCGATGGTGAATGTCAAGGCCACGCTCGTCGACGGTGCGTACCACGAGGTGGACTCGTCCGAGATGGCGTTCAAGGTCGCCGGCTCGATGGCCTTCAAGGAGGCTGCTCGTAAGTGTCAGCCCGTGATCCTTGAGCCGCTCATGGCGGTCGAGGTCATCACCCCGGAGGACTACATGGGCGACGTCATCGGCGACCTCAACTCACGCCGCGGCCAGGTCAACGCGATGGAGGAGCGCGCCGGCGCCCGCGTCGTGAAGGCCAACGTGCCGCTGTCGGAGATGTTCGGCTACGTCGGCGACCTCCGGTCGAAGACGCAGGGCCGGGCCAATTACTCGATGGTCTTCTCCCACTACGCCGAGGTTCCGGCGAGTGTGGCCAAGGAGATCATCGCCAAGGCGACCGGCGAGTAACCGGTATGGTTCCGCCCGCCACCCGGCGGGCGGAACCGATGCCGGCGGCGCACGGTCGAACCTCCGGGTGGCCGCCGGTTCGTGCCCCACGGCACGATGAGTAAGATCAGACCCCACACAATGCAGTGCCCACCTCAACGGGTGGGGACAGACCAGTCCAGGAGGACAACAAGTGGCGAAGGCGAAGTTCGAGCGGACGAAGCCGCACGTTAACATCGGCACCATCGGTCACGTCGACCATGGCAAGACCACCACCACCGCGGCCATCACCAAGGTTCTGGCGGACACCTACCCCGAGCTCAACGACGCTTTCGCGTTCGACGAGATCGATAAGGCGCCGGAGGAGAAGGCTCGTGGTATCACGATCAACATCTCCCACGTCGAGTACCAGACCGAGAAGCGTCACTACGCGCACGTCGACGCCCCCGGTCACGCCGACTACATCAAGAACATGATCACCGGTGCCGCCCAGATGGACGGCGCGATCCTGGTAGTGGCGGCCACCGACGGCCCCATGCCCCAGACCCGTGAGCACGTGCTGCTCGCCCGTCAGGTCGGCGTGCCCTACATCCTTGTCGCCCTGAACAAGTGCGACATGGTCGACGACGAGGAGATCCTCGAGCTCGTCGAGATGGAGGTCCGCGAGCTGCTGGCCTCGCAGGACTTCGACGAGGACGCCCCGGTCGTCCACATCTCGGCGCTCAAGGCTCTCGAGGGTGAAGAGAAGTGGGTCCAGGCCGTTCGCGACCTCATGCAGGCGTGCGACGACTCCATCCCGGACCCCGAGCGTGAGACCGACAAGCCGTTCCTCATGCCCGTTGAGGACGTCTTCACGATCACCGGCCGTGGCACCGTCGTCACCGGCCGTATTGAGCGTGGCAAGATCAACGTCAACGAGGATGTCGAGCTCATCGGCATCAAGGACAAGGCCACCAAGACCACCATCACGGGCATCGAGATGTTCCGTAAGCTTCTCGACTACGGCGAGGCTGGCGACAACGTCGGTCTGCTCGTCCGTGGCCTCAAGCGCGAGGACGTCGAGCGTGGTCAGGTCGTCATCAAGCCGGGCGCCTACACCCCGCACACCACGTTCGAGGGCCAGGCGTACATCCTGTCCAAGGACGAGGGCGGCCGTCACACGCCGTTCTTCAACAACTACCGCCCGCAGTTCTACTTCCGCACCACGGACGTGACCGGCGTCGTGACCCTCCCCGAGGGCACCGAGATGGTCATGCCGGGCGACAACACCGAGATGAGCGTCGAGCTCATCCAGCCGGTCGCCATGGATGAGGGCCTGCGGTTCGCGATCCGTGAGGGTGGCCGCACCGTCGGCGCCGGACAGGTCACGAAGATCATCAAGTGATGTATTGATCGACTGGTCCGGGACAGCTCCCGGACCACCGACCAGTGCGAGCAGAGAAGGGCGCCCCGCCGTGAGGTGGGGCGCCCTTCCTGCGTTTCGGCTCCGTCGTGGACGTTCGGGGGAGTGTGTATCCGTTCTACCGTCGACGACCGAGGAAGCTCATCGCGACCGACAGTCCCACCGCGGCGACGCCGGCCAAGGCGGTCACGGCCACGGCAGCCACCTGTTCCGCAGTTGGACCGTGTTCAGTGCGTCCGGGCCCGGCGACTCCGTGCCGGCGGTCGACCTCCTCGAGCGCTCGGAAGAGCTCCTCGGGATCGCCCCCGGCATCCGGGTGGTGCCGGAGGACAGCCTGCCGTCTGTCCCTCTTGTAAGCGGCGGGGTCCCGCGGTTCGCGTCGGCTGTTCACGATGTGATCTCCTCCGGAGGTGTACGCACTTATCCACTAGACGCTACCGAAACGAGCGGTCCCGGAACGTCGACGCCGCCGGGCCGGCGCGGCCGACGGGTGAGGCGGATTTTGCCCTCGTGGCCGACGTGCTGCATACTGGTCAAGTTGCCCGGACAAGGCGGCTATCCCGTATGGGCCCGATGGGTCCCGCGGGGAGTCGGGTTGGTCGGGCGAGCACGACCAGGGCGGGTGAGCGATCACCCGCCGGAAAAGTGGGAGGGCGACACGCCCGACCGCGTGAACGCGTCGTGATACGTCAACAGCGGCAGCGGATCGGTCCGCCGTCATCCTCTCCTCCCGTGAGAGATGCGGCACTCCGTCCTCTGGAGGTCTTGTAGTCGTGTCACGCCCGTGGGCGCGCGACGGGGGCCTCCACGATGGAGCACCGATGCACGGGACCGGGCGATCGACGGTCTGACGGTGTCACACATGACAAGCGAACACACAGTGTCCCCGCGCGGCGAGGGCGCTTACGACAGCCGCCCTCACGGGCGGGAGGAGAAGAGGACGAAGTGGCGGGACAAAAGATCCGCATCCGGCTCAAGGCCTACGACCATGAAGCTATTGACGCCTCGGCCCGCAAGATCGTCGAGACGGTGACCCGGACGGGTGCTCGTGTCGTCGGTCCAGTGCCGCTGCCCACCGAGAAGAACGTCTACTGCGTCATCCGCTCGCCGCACAAGTACAAGGATTCGCGTGAGCACTTCGAGATGCGTACCCATAAGCGGTTGATCGACATCCTCGACCCCACGCCGAAGACCGTGGACGCGCTCATGCGCATCGACCTGCCTGCCAGCGTCGACGTCAACATCCAGTGACCTCCGACCGCGTAGCGGTCAGCAAGCAACGTGCAGCGGAGACAGTGAACAGATGACTAACACCGAGATCAAGGGAATCCTGGGCGCCAAGCTCGGCATGACCCAAGTCTTCGACGAGAACAACCGGGTGGTTCCGGTTACCGTCGTCAAGGCCGGGCCGTGCGTCGTGACCGGGATCCGTACCCAAGAGACCGACGGCTACAACGCCGTCCAGATCGCGTTCGGCGCGATCGACCCCCGCAAGGTCACCAAGCCGGTTGCGGGCCAGTTCGAGAAGGCCGGGGTCACTCCCCGTCGCCACCTCGCCGAGATTCGACTCGATAATGCCGAGCAGGCAGCCGAGTTCGAGATCGGCCAGGAGATCGGCGCCGACGTGTTCGAGGACGGCGCCTTCGTCGACGTCACCGGCACGTCCAAGGGCAAGGGCTTCGCCGGCACCATGAAGCGTCATGGCTTTGCAGGCCAGGGCGCCTCGCACGGTACGCAGGCCGTGCACCGCAAGCCGGGTTCCATCGGCGGGGCATCGACCCCGGGCCGCGTCTTCAAGGGCAAGTCGATGGCGGGCCGGATGGGCAACGATCGCGTGACCACCATGAACCTCAAGGTCCACAAGGTGGACGCCGAGGCCGGCGTCCTCCTCATCAAGGGAGCCATCCCGGGTCGTAACGGCGGCCTCGTGATGGTCCGTTCCGCAGTGAAGGGCGGTGCGCGCGCATGACCACCACGGAGAACACCGTGAACCTCAAGCTGGACGTCCGTACCCCGGCGGGCAAGACCGATGGATCGGTCGAGCTTCCCGCCGAGATCTTCGGCGTCGAGCCCAACCTGCCCCTGATGCACCAGGTCGTGGTGGCGCAGCTCGCCGCGGCCCGTCAGGGCACCCACTCGACCAAGACCCGTGGCGAGGTCCGCGGCGGCGGCCGCAAGCCGTTCCGCCAGAAGGGCACCGGCCGCGCCCGTCAGGGCTCGACCCGTGCCCCCGCCTACACCGGCGGCGGAACGGTTCACGGCCCGAAGCCCCGCGATTACTCGCAGCGCACCCCGAAGAAGATGAAGGCCGCCGCCCTCCGCGGTGCCCTCTCCGACCGGGTCGCAGGTGACCGGCTCCACGTGGTCACCGAGCTCGTCGCGGGACAGAAGCCGTCGACCTCCGGTGTCCGCGAGTTCCTCGGCACCCTGTCCGACCGCAAGAAGTTCCTGATCGTCGTCGGTCGTGAGGACGTCGCCGCATGGCGTTCCGTGGCCAACCTCGATCACGTCCACCCGATCGCTCCGGATCAGCTCAATACCTACGACGTGCTCAACGCTGATGACGTCGTGTTCTCGGTCGAGGCTCTGGACGCGTTCGTCACGCAGGCGAGCCGTTCGCTCGCCGGCAAGGCAGCGAAGGAGGCCGACAAGTGAGCACCGTCGCCGATCCCCGGGACGTCATCCTCGCCCCGGTCGTCTCCGAGAAGGCCTACGGCCTGCTCGAGCAGGGCGTGTACACGTTCCTGGTGGCCCCGGGCGCCAACAAGACGCAGATCAAGATCGCCATTCAGGAGATCTTCGGCGTCACGGTGGAGTCCGTGAACACCGCTAACCGTCAGGGCAAGCGTAAGCGCACCCGCACCGGGTTCGGACAGCGCAAGAGCACCAAGCGCGCCATCGTGACCCTCGCGGCCGACAGCAAGCCCATCGAGATCCCGGGTCTGACCGCCTGACGGCGGGAAGAGTTAAGGACGAGAGAACCTCATGGCTATCCGCAAATACAAGCCCACGACTCCCGGTCGTCGCGGCTCGAGCGTCTCGGACTTCGCCGAGATCACCCGCTCGACGCCCGAAAAGTCGCTGCTGCGCCCGCTGAGCAAGACCGGCGGCCGCAACGGCCACGGCCGAATCACCAGCCGTCACAAGGGTGGTGGACACAAGCGCCAGTACCGCGTCATCGACTTCCGTCGCAATGACAAGGACGGCGTCGTCGCCACCGTCGCGCACATCGAGTACGACCCGAACCGCACCGCCAACATCGCTCTGCTGCACTACGCAGACGGTGAGAAGCGGTACATCCTTGCCCCGCGGAACCTCAAGCAGGGCATGAAGGTCGAGTCGGGCGTGAACGCCGACATCAAGACCGGCAACAACCTCCCACTCCGGAACATCCCGGCGGGCACCGTGGTGCACGCCGTGGAGCTCCGGCCGGGTGGAGGTGCCAAAATGGCCCGCGCGGCCGGCGCCGGTATCCAGCTGCTCGGCAAGGAGGGGGCCTACGCCTCCCTCCGTATGCCCTCCGGTGAGATCCGCCGGGTCGACGTGCGCTGCCGCGCCACGATCGGCGAGGTCGGCAACGCCGAGCAGGCCAACATCAACTGGGGTAAGGCCGGCCGCATGCGGTGGAAGGGCGTTCGCCCGACCGTCCGTGGCGTGGTCATGAACCCCGTCGACCACCCGCATGGTGGTGGCGAGGGTAAGACGTCCGGTGGACGTCACCCCGTCAGTCCGTGGGGCCAGCTCGAGGGCCGGACCCGCAAGCCCAATAAGGCGAGCGACAGCCTCATCGTCCGTCGCCGTCGCACCGGTAAGAAGCGCTAAGGAGGGAAACTAGGATGCCTCGTAGTCTCAAGAAGGGTCCGTTCGTCGACGAACACCTCCTCGCGAAGGTGGACGTACAGAACGACAAGGGCACGCATCAGGTCATCAAGACCTGGTCCCGTCGCTCGACGATCCTGCCCGATTTCATCGGCCACACGTTCGCCGTCCATGACGGCCGCAAGCATGTGCCCGTGTTCGTGTCCGACTCGATGGTGGGTCACAAGCTCGGCGAGTTCGCGCCGACGCGCACGTTCAAGGGGCACATCAAGGACGATCGGAAGAGTAAGCGTCGATGAGCACTGATACGAAAAAGACCGACGACGGTACGGAGGCGGCCGAGCAGCAGCTCTCCGCGCGTGCCACCGCCAAGTTTGTCCGCGTCACGCCCATGAAGGCGCGGCGTGTGATCGACCTGATCCGTGGCAAGGACGCCGGCGACGCGTTGGACGTCCTTCGGTTCGCGCCGCAGGCGGCCAGCGAGCCGGTTGCCAAGGTCCTCGCGTCAGCGATGGCCAACGCCGAGAACAACCTCGACCTGGACCCCCGGACCCTCGTGGTGACCACGGCCTACGCCGATGAGGGTCCGACCCTCAAGCGTTTCCGTCCGCGTGCCCAGGGTCGTGCGTTCCGCGTGCGCAAGCGCACGAGCCACATCACCATCGAGGTGACCAGCGTGCCTGAAAAGGTCGGTTCCGGCCGGGCACGTCGCAACCAGGGAGGTGCCCGCTAAATGGGACAGAAGATCCAGCCGCACGGCTTCCGTCTCGGCATCACCTCGGACTGGACGTCCAAGTGGTTCGCCGACAAGCAGTACGCCGACTACGTCGCCGAGGACATCAAGATCCGCGAGCTCCTGTCCAAGGGCATGGAGCGGGCCGGAATCTCCGGCGTCGACATCTCGCGGACCCGTGACCGGGTCCACGTGGACATCCACACCGCCCGTCCGGGCATCGTGATCGGTCGTCGTGGCGCCGAGGCAGACCGCCTACGCGGGGAGCTCGAGAAGCTCACCGCCAAGCAGGTCCACCTCAACATCCTCGAGATCAAGAACACCGAGGCTGACGCGCAGCTCGTCGCCCAGGGGATCGCGGAGCAGCTCTCGAATC contains the following coding sequences:
- the rpsG gene encoding 30S ribosomal protein S7 — its product is MPRKGPAPKRQLINDPVYGSPLVTQLVNKILTDGKKTTAERIVYSAMEICREKTGTDPVITLKKALDNVRPALEVRSRRVGGATYQVPVEVRPGRSTTLAMRWLVTFSRQRRENTMVERLANEILDASNGLGAAVKRREDTHKMAEANRAFAHYRW
- the fusA gene encoding elongation factor G, giving the protein MAQDVLTDLNKVRNIGIMAHIDAGKTTTTERILFYTGVNRKAGETHDGASTTDWMEQEKERGITITSAAVTCFWDDNQINIIDTPGHVDFTVEVERSLRVLDGAVAVFDGKEGVEPQSEQVWRQAEKYDVPRICFVNKMDKLGADFYYTVQTIIDRLGAKPLVLQLPIGAEDQFDGVVDLLTMKAHVWPGKTEIGADAQIQDIPADLQEKAEEYREKLLETVAETDEALMEKYFGGEELTLEEVKAAIRKLTVNSEIYPVLCGSAYKNKGIQPMLNAVIDFLPTPLDVGEVHGHKVGDEETEILRKPSKDEPFSALAFKIAVHPFFGKLTFVRVYSGRVDPGAQVANSTKGKKERVGKLFQMHANKENPVDEAVAGNIYAFIGLKDTTTGDTLCDLNNQVVLESMTFPDPVIDVSIEPKTKADQEKLGTAIQKLAEEDPTFSVRLDEETGQTVIGGMGELHLDVLVDRMKREFKVEANVGKPQVAYRETIKGSIDKFDYTHKKQTGGSGQFAKVQIALGPLDQEAVEEGETYEFSDKVTGGRVPKEYIPSVDAGIRDAMQYGILAGYPMVNVKATLVDGAYHEVDSSEMAFKVAGSMAFKEAARKCQPVILEPLMAVEVITPEDYMGDVIGDLNSRRGQVNAMEERAGARVVKANVPLSEMFGYVGDLRSKTQGRANYSMVFSHYAEVPASVAKEIIAKATGE
- the tuf gene encoding elongation factor Tu encodes the protein MAKAKFERTKPHVNIGTIGHVDHGKTTTTAAITKVLADTYPELNDAFAFDEIDKAPEEKARGITINISHVEYQTEKRHYAHVDAPGHADYIKNMITGAAQMDGAILVVAATDGPMPQTREHVLLARQVGVPYILVALNKCDMVDDEEILELVEMEVRELLASQDFDEDAPVVHISALKALEGEEKWVQAVRDLMQACDDSIPDPERETDKPFLMPVEDVFTITGRGTVVTGRIERGKINVNEDVELIGIKDKATKTTITGIEMFRKLLDYGEAGDNVGLLVRGLKREDVERGQVVIKPGAYTPHTTFEGQAYILSKDEGGRHTPFFNNYRPQFYFRTTDVTGVVTLPEGTEMVMPGDNTEMSVELIQPVAMDEGLRFAIREGGRTVGAGQVTKIIK
- the rpsJ gene encoding 30S ribosomal protein S10; amino-acid sequence: MAGQKIRIRLKAYDHEAIDASARKIVETVTRTGARVVGPVPLPTEKNVYCVIRSPHKYKDSREHFEMRTHKRLIDILDPTPKTVDALMRIDLPASVDVNIQ
- the rplC gene encoding 50S ribosomal protein L3 translates to MTNTEIKGILGAKLGMTQVFDENNRVVPVTVVKAGPCVVTGIRTQETDGYNAVQIAFGAIDPRKVTKPVAGQFEKAGVTPRRHLAEIRLDNAEQAAEFEIGQEIGADVFEDGAFVDVTGTSKGKGFAGTMKRHGFAGQGASHGTQAVHRKPGSIGGASTPGRVFKGKSMAGRMGNDRVTTMNLKVHKVDAEAGVLLIKGAIPGRNGGLVMVRSAVKGGARA
- the rplD gene encoding 50S ribosomal protein L4; this encodes MTTTENTVNLKLDVRTPAGKTDGSVELPAEIFGVEPNLPLMHQVVVAQLAAARQGTHSTKTRGEVRGGGRKPFRQKGTGRARQGSTRAPAYTGGGTVHGPKPRDYSQRTPKKMKAAALRGALSDRVAGDRLHVVTELVAGQKPSTSGVREFLGTLSDRKKFLIVVGREDVAAWRSVANLDHVHPIAPDQLNTYDVLNADDVVFSVEALDAFVTQASRSLAGKAAKEADK
- the rplW gene encoding 50S ribosomal protein L23, yielding MSTVADPRDVILAPVVSEKAYGLLEQGVYTFLVAPGANKTQIKIAIQEIFGVTVESVNTANRQGKRKRTRTGFGQRKSTKRAIVTLAADSKPIEIPGLTA
- the rplB gene encoding 50S ribosomal protein L2, with amino-acid sequence MAIRKYKPTTPGRRGSSVSDFAEITRSTPEKSLLRPLSKTGGRNGHGRITSRHKGGGHKRQYRVIDFRRNDKDGVVATVAHIEYDPNRTANIALLHYADGEKRYILAPRNLKQGMKVESGVNADIKTGNNLPLRNIPAGTVVHAVELRPGGGAKMARAAGAGIQLLGKEGAYASLRMPSGEIRRVDVRCRATIGEVGNAEQANINWGKAGRMRWKGVRPTVRGVVMNPVDHPHGGGEGKTSGGRHPVSPWGQLEGRTRKPNKASDSLIVRRRRTGKKR
- the rpsS gene encoding 30S ribosomal protein S19, producing MPRSLKKGPFVDEHLLAKVDVQNDKGTHQVIKTWSRRSTILPDFIGHTFAVHDGRKHVPVFVSDSMVGHKLGEFAPTRTFKGHIKDDRKSKRR
- the rplV gene encoding 50S ribosomal protein L22, giving the protein MSTDTKKTDDGTEAAEQQLSARATAKFVRVTPMKARRVIDLIRGKDAGDALDVLRFAPQAASEPVAKVLASAMANAENNLDLDPRTLVVTTAYADEGPTLKRFRPRAQGRAFRVRKRTSHITIEVTSVPEKVGSGRARRNQGGAR